In Actinomyces radicidentis, one genomic interval encodes:
- a CDS encoding PP2C family protein-serine/threonine phosphatase, translating to MTVSLRYAARSDVGMVRASNQDSAYAGPHLVVLCDGMGGPAGGDIASAVAVEHLMPLDADSHQAGELLGLLRDAVQDAHAELISRSSEDPDLAGLGTTCIAIMRSGNKLAMVHVGDSRAYLLRDGELTQVTTDHTFVEYLVETGRLTREQARRHPQRSVLLRVLGDAEGDVQLDESIREAVPGDRWLLCSDGLCGPVSAETIGEVLATVEDPGEAADQLIDLALRAGGPDNVTAVVVDVVDDDPQPQTDPQVVGSAAGRRQRRRTAASVGSPAEPAPGSTPASRAAALVAGLDGTQTDEEDEDDAVSEQAEAARATRRRQRRRAALGTLVLALALIGACFLGYRWTQTQYYVTSESDHVVIYRGIPQEVGPLALSHKVETVTTPLVSDLDSRMRERLAETVSQPSLAAAREYVEVTVTGHVATPSASPSPSPSASATATARATATATASASASPTPTRGR from the coding sequence GTGACCGTCTCGCTGCGCTACGCCGCCCGCTCCGACGTCGGCATGGTCCGCGCCTCCAACCAGGACTCCGCCTACGCCGGCCCGCACCTCGTCGTCCTGTGCGACGGCATGGGCGGCCCCGCCGGCGGCGACATCGCCTCCGCCGTCGCCGTCGAGCACCTCATGCCGCTGGACGCCGACTCCCACCAGGCCGGCGAGCTCCTCGGCCTCCTGCGCGACGCCGTCCAGGACGCGCACGCCGAGCTCATCTCCCGCTCCTCCGAGGACCCGGACCTCGCGGGCCTGGGCACCACGTGCATCGCGATCATGCGCAGCGGGAACAAGCTCGCCATGGTCCACGTCGGCGACTCCCGCGCCTACCTCCTGCGCGACGGCGAGCTCACCCAGGTCACCACCGACCACACCTTCGTCGAGTACCTCGTCGAGACGGGCCGCCTCACCCGCGAGCAGGCCCGCCGCCACCCGCAGCGCTCCGTCCTCCTGCGCGTCCTCGGCGACGCCGAGGGCGACGTCCAGCTCGACGAGTCCATCCGCGAGGCCGTCCCCGGGGACCGCTGGCTCCTGTGCTCCGACGGCCTGTGCGGCCCGGTCTCCGCCGAGACGATCGGCGAGGTCCTCGCCACCGTCGAGGACCCGGGTGAGGCCGCCGACCAGCTCATCGACCTCGCGCTGCGCGCCGGCGGACCCGACAACGTCACCGCCGTCGTCGTCGACGTCGTGGACGACGACCCCCAGCCCCAGACGGACCCGCAGGTGGTCGGCTCCGCGGCCGGCCGCCGCCAGCGCCGCCGCACGGCAGCCTCCGTCGGCTCCCCCGCCGAGCCGGCCCCCGGCTCCACCCCCGCCTCCCGGGCCGCGGCCCTCGTCGCCGGCCTCGACGGCACGCAGACCGACGAGGAGGACGAGGACGACGCCGTGAGCGAGCAGGCGGAGGCCGCGCGGGCGACCCGCCGGCGGCAGCGCCGCCGCGCCGCCCTCGGCACCCTCGTCCTGGCGCTCGCCCTCATCGGCGCCTGCTTCCTCGGCTACCGCTGGACGCAGACCCAGTACTACGTGACGAGCGAGTCCGACCACGTCGTCATCTACAGGGGCATCCCCCAGGAGGTCGGGCCCCTCGCGCTCAGCCACAAGGTTGAGACCGTCACGACGCCGCTGGTCTCGGACCTCGACTCCCGCATGCGCGAGCGCCTGGCCGAGACCGTCTCCCAGCCGTCGTTGGCGGCGGCCCGCGAGTACGTCGAGGTGACGGTCACCGGCCACGTCGCCACGCCGAGCGCCTCGCCCAGCCCCTCGCCGTCGGCCAGCGCCACGGCGACCGCCCGCGCCACCGCCACCGCCACCGCGTCCGCGAGCGCGTCCCCCACCCCGACCCGGGGGAGGTGA
- a CDS encoding FtsW/RodA/SpoVE family cell cycle protein, which produces MSAVPSAGTPERAASYRPSSRRTGRWAEAVLLVVGILIGLSGFVLTALDRTGSSPAQILQLGGSLVVVAIVVHLWVRRTAPWADPVLLPVAVALNGIGLAMIQRLDLAYKANGQTQYVVGAKQAIWTGIGVVLFCAVLVLRDYRLLRRWDRWAMWGGLAFLVLPFVPGLGRNINGARIWIRLGPMSFQPAEMTKVLLAVFFASYLVANRDNLALAGRRVLGMNLPRARHLVPLLIVWGVSILVLVAQKDLGTSVLLFGLFVVTLYVATDRPSWLLIGAAMFLPAAWFAATHLHHVAQRITAWRDAMSPDVYNAPGGSWQLVTGLFGMASGGLFGSGWGKGYPSLVTFANSDFIVASVGEELGLTGTIAILMLYLVLVQRGLRTAMALRDGFGKLLATGLSFTIALQVFVVVGGVSRLIPLTGLTAPFLAYGGSSLVANWIILALLVRLSDAARRPASAAPRIIDTAELPTSIRRQVLNASTPDEAAGARRGRSARSAGSPAGAGSAASPAAADDEGSRS; this is translated from the coding sequence GTGAGCGCCGTCCCCTCCGCAGGAACGCCCGAGCGGGCCGCCTCCTACCGGCCCTCCTCGCGCCGCACCGGCCGCTGGGCCGAGGCGGTCCTCCTCGTCGTCGGCATCCTCATCGGGCTGTCCGGCTTCGTCCTCACCGCCCTGGACCGCACCGGCTCCTCGCCCGCGCAGATCCTCCAGCTCGGCGGCTCCCTCGTCGTCGTCGCGATCGTCGTGCACCTGTGGGTGCGCCGCACCGCGCCCTGGGCGGACCCCGTGCTCCTGCCGGTGGCCGTCGCCCTCAACGGCATCGGCCTGGCGATGATCCAGCGCCTCGACCTGGCCTACAAGGCCAACGGGCAGACCCAGTACGTCGTCGGCGCCAAGCAGGCCATCTGGACGGGGATCGGCGTCGTCCTGTTCTGCGCGGTCCTCGTGCTGCGCGACTACCGGCTCCTGCGGCGCTGGGACCGCTGGGCGATGTGGGGCGGCCTGGCCTTCCTCGTCCTGCCCTTCGTGCCGGGCCTGGGCCGCAACATCAACGGCGCCCGCATCTGGATCCGGCTCGGGCCGATGTCCTTCCAGCCGGCCGAGATGACGAAGGTGCTCCTCGCGGTCTTCTTCGCCTCCTACCTCGTGGCCAACCGCGACAACCTGGCGCTCGCCGGCCGCCGGGTCCTCGGCATGAACCTGCCACGCGCCCGCCACCTCGTCCCGCTGCTCATCGTGTGGGGCGTGTCCATCCTCGTGCTCGTCGCGCAGAAGGACCTGGGCACCTCAGTGCTGCTCTTCGGCCTGTTCGTCGTCACCCTCTACGTGGCGACGGACCGTCCGAGCTGGCTCCTCATCGGCGCCGCCATGTTCCTGCCCGCCGCCTGGTTCGCCGCGACCCACCTCCACCACGTCGCCCAGCGCATCACCGCGTGGCGCGACGCCATGAGCCCGGACGTCTACAACGCCCCGGGCGGCTCCTGGCAGCTCGTCACGGGCCTGTTCGGCATGGCCTCCGGAGGGCTCTTCGGAAGCGGCTGGGGCAAGGGCTACCCGAGCCTCGTCACCTTCGCGAACTCCGACTTCATCGTCGCCTCGGTGGGCGAGGAGCTGGGACTGACCGGCACGATCGCGATCCTCATGCTGTACCTGGTCCTCGTCCAGCGGGGCCTGCGCACGGCGATGGCGCTGCGCGACGGCTTCGGCAAGCTGCTCGCCACGGGCCTGTCCTTCACCATCGCCCTGCAGGTCTTCGTGGTCGTCGGCGGCGTCTCGCGCCTCATCCCGCTCACGGGCCTGACGGCGCCCTTCCTCGCCTACGGCGGCTCCTCCCTCGTGGCGAACTGGATCATCCTGGCGCTGCTGGTGCGCCTGTCCGACGCCGCCCGGCGCCCCGCGTCGGCGGCACCGCGGATCATCGACACCGCCGAGCTGCCCACCTCGATCCGCAGGCAGGTCCTCAACGCCTCCACGCCCGACGAGGCGGCCGGCGCCCGCCGGGGTCGATCCGCCCGCTCGGCGGGATCACCGGCCGGGGCCGGCTCGGCCGCGTCACCCGCAGCCGCCGACGACGAGGGGAGCCGCTCGTGA
- a CDS encoding peptidoglycan D,D-transpeptidase FtsI family protein: protein MNRQIHQVTVLVVVMFLALAASLTSVQGLARPALWESSSSQGTLVTDSRNARTVYAEFGTDRGPILVGSTAIADSEKSNDAYTYLRTYSNGPLYAPVTGYFSTVFASMTGLERASNSVLNGQDPSLFSSRLQALVTGSSQEGGGLQLTLDPDVQQAAYSALGDRKGAVVALDPATGKILALVTSPSYDPNEIASHDAATAQAAWDALTQDSAKPLVNRAIAGDLYPPGSTFKILTMAAAIRTGTATSDTQVSAPDTLTLPGTTHALSNYAGESCGNGTVTLRQAFEESCNTPFAQLAMDVGEDQLEQEASAWGFGADLSIPLTVTPSIFPANDSQAQTAMAGIGQASVRVTPMQMAMVAETVANGGTQMQPYLIDKVLDHDLSVVSTTTPTVARTPISSDVASELSSLMQDVVSNGTGTTAKVAGVQVAGKTGTAETGSDTGGPVTWFVGFAGTDISKPSIALAVVLDGGDQTASTGTGGSEAGPIAASVIDAAVDQ from the coding sequence GTGAACCGGCAGATCCACCAGGTGACCGTCCTCGTCGTCGTCATGTTCCTCGCGCTGGCCGCCTCCCTCACGAGCGTCCAGGGCCTGGCCCGACCGGCCCTGTGGGAGTCCTCCTCCTCGCAGGGCACTCTCGTGACGGACTCGCGCAACGCCCGCACGGTCTACGCCGAGTTCGGCACGGACCGCGGCCCGATCCTCGTCGGCTCGACGGCGATCGCGGACTCCGAGAAGTCGAACGACGCCTACACCTACCTGCGGACCTACTCCAACGGCCCGCTGTACGCACCGGTCACCGGCTACTTCTCCACGGTCTTCGCCTCGATGACCGGACTGGAGCGGGCCTCCAACTCAGTCCTCAACGGCCAGGACCCCTCCCTGTTCTCCTCGCGCCTGCAGGCCCTCGTCACGGGCTCGAGCCAGGAGGGCGGAGGCCTCCAGCTCACCCTCGACCCGGACGTCCAGCAGGCCGCCTACTCGGCGCTCGGCGACCGCAAGGGGGCCGTCGTCGCCCTGGACCCGGCCACCGGCAAGATCCTGGCCCTGGTGACCTCGCCGTCCTACGACCCCAACGAGATCGCCTCCCACGACGCCGCGACCGCGCAGGCCGCCTGGGACGCGCTGACCCAGGACTCGGCCAAGCCGCTCGTCAACCGGGCCATCGCCGGCGACCTCTACCCGCCGGGCTCCACCTTCAAGATCCTCACGATGGCGGCCGCGATCCGCACCGGCACGGCGACGTCGGACACGCAGGTCTCCGCCCCGGACACCCTCACGCTGCCGGGCACGACCCATGCCCTGTCGAACTACGCGGGCGAGTCCTGCGGCAACGGCACCGTCACCCTGCGCCAGGCCTTCGAGGAGTCCTGCAACACGCCCTTCGCCCAGCTCGCGATGGACGTCGGCGAGGACCAGCTCGAGCAGGAGGCCTCCGCCTGGGGCTTCGGCGCCGACCTGTCGATCCCGCTGACGGTGACGCCGTCGATCTTCCCGGCCAACGACTCCCAGGCGCAGACGGCGATGGCCGGCATCGGCCAGGCCTCCGTGCGCGTGACCCCGATGCAGATGGCGATGGTCGCGGAGACGGTCGCCAACGGCGGCACGCAGATGCAGCCGTACCTCATCGACAAGGTCCTCGACCACGACCTGTCCGTCGTCTCGACGACGACGCCGACGGTCGCGCGCACCCCGATCTCCTCCGACGTCGCCTCCGAGCTCTCCAGCCTCATGCAGGACGTCGTCAGCAACGGCACCGGCACGACCGCCAAGGTCGCCGGCGTCCAGGTGGCCGGCAAGACGGGCACCGCGGAGACCGGCTCCGACACGGGCGGCCCGGTGACGTGGTTCGTCGGCTTCGCCGGCACGGACATCTCAAAGCCCTCGATCGCCCTCGCCGTCGTCCTCGACGGCGGCGACCAGACCGCCTCGACGGGCACGGGCGGCTCCGAGGCCGGCCCGATCGCGGCCTCCGTCATCGACGCGGCGGTGGACCAGTGA
- a CDS encoding serine/threonine-protein kinase yields MTPEEGLELAGRYRLDERIALGGMGEVWRARDLRSGKDVAAKILRPELNGDEIFLSRLRAEAANSRGLRHPNLAVVLDSGEAEGSGWIIMELVVGRALSDLLAERGTLPPAEILPIVAQVARALQVVHTAGVVHRDVKPSNILITADGVAKLTDFGISTGANQRPMTATGMVMGTAQYLAPEQAMGNMATPSGDLYALGVIAYEALVGHRPFTGATQVDIAFAHVNDPVPELPDSVPPEVRRVVMDLLAKKAVDRPSSAREVARRIDRILVHLEQDSWDPRSPRSWSSTGRTRAAAGADDGSGSPASSAAAPGAPSQSSPGTGAGTPGARARRTVHRPARAGRAARPVGRTADGARRTGSAGTVGTTPARSFPARPQADASPRSAGAPSTPSRPGARPTSSAPPTASSPTPARRSTASAGAAPAQPVPVSRAASSRPGSRAVDAPQQAAARRRRNLLIVLAVVLLLVLVAVVGTLASAHPASSDAAAAPSVIRSEEAL; encoded by the coding sequence GTGACCCCCGAGGAGGGCCTCGAGCTCGCGGGCCGCTACCGCCTCGACGAGCGCATCGCCCTGGGCGGCATGGGCGAGGTCTGGCGGGCCCGGGACCTCCGCTCCGGCAAGGACGTGGCGGCGAAGATCCTGCGCCCGGAGCTCAACGGGGACGAGATCTTCCTGTCCCGCCTGCGGGCGGAGGCGGCGAACTCCCGCGGCCTGCGCCACCCGAACCTCGCCGTCGTCCTGGACTCCGGGGAGGCGGAGGGCTCCGGCTGGATCATCATGGAGCTCGTCGTGGGCCGGGCCCTGTCCGACCTCCTCGCCGAGCGCGGCACCCTGCCGCCCGCGGAGATCCTGCCGATCGTCGCGCAGGTGGCCCGCGCCCTCCAGGTGGTGCACACGGCCGGCGTCGTCCACAGGGACGTCAAGCCCTCCAACATCCTCATCACCGCCGACGGCGTCGCCAAGCTGACCGACTTCGGGATCTCCACGGGCGCGAACCAGCGGCCCATGACGGCCACCGGCATGGTCATGGGCACGGCCCAGTACCTCGCGCCGGAGCAGGCGATGGGGAACATGGCCACGCCCTCCGGGGACCTGTACGCCCTCGGGGTCATCGCCTACGAGGCGCTCGTCGGCCACCGCCCCTTCACGGGCGCGACGCAGGTCGACATCGCCTTCGCGCACGTCAACGACCCGGTCCCCGAGCTGCCGGACTCCGTGCCGCCGGAGGTCCGCCGCGTCGTCATGGACCTCCTCGCCAAGAAGGCCGTGGACCGTCCCTCCTCCGCCCGCGAGGTCGCCCGGCGGATCGACCGGATCCTCGTCCACCTCGAGCAGGACTCCTGGGACCCGCGCAGCCCCCGGAGCTGGTCGTCCACGGGCCGCACGAGGGCCGCTGCCGGCGCCGACGACGGAAGCGGCTCCCCCGCCTCCTCGGCGGCGGCGCCGGGCGCCCCGTCGCAGTCGTCCCCGGGGACCGGTGCAGGGACCCCGGGCGCCCGAGCCCGACGCACGGTCCACCGTCCCGCGCGGGCGGGACGCGCGGCGCGCCCGGTCGGCCGCACCGCCGACGGCGCCCGCCGCACCGGCTCGGCCGGGACCGTCGGGACGACCCCGGCGCGCTCCTTCCCCGCCCGTCCGCAGGCCGACGCGTCCCCGCGCTCCGCGGGCGCCCCGTCGACGCCGTCGCGCCCCGGCGCCCGTCCGACGTCGTCCGCCCCGCCCACGGCGTCCTCACCGACGCCGGCCCGGCGCAGCACCGCGAGCGCCGGCGCAGCACCGGCGCAGCCCGTCCCCGTGTCCCGGGCGGCCTCGAGCCGCCCCGGCTCGCGCGCCGTCGACGCGCCGCAGCAGGCGGCCGCGCGCCGCCGCAGGAACCTGCTCATCGTCCTCGCGGTCGTCCTGCTCCTCGTCCTCGTCGCCGTGGTGGGTACCCTTGCGTCAGCGCACCCGGCGAGCAGCGACGCCGCTGCCGCCCCGTCCGTCATCCGTTCCGAGGAGGCACTGTGA
- the pknB gene encoding Stk1 family PASTA domain-containing Ser/Thr kinase produces the protein MTAHPQVLAGRYEIRETIGRGGMAEVHLGKDTRLGRTIAIKLLRSDIADDPTFQARFRREAQSAAALNHPAIVAVYDSGEEEMVQPDGSTKTVPYIVMEYVEGHTVRELLGEGEAVPITEAIEITTGVLDALEYSHRAGIVHRDIKPGNIMLTSTGAVKVMDFGIARAIEDSSATVTQTQAVVGTAQYLSPEQARGEVVDARSDLYSTGCLLYELLTGQPPFTGDSAVSIAYQHVREIPRPPSALAPDVPEPLDRVTLKSLAKRREDRYQDAAHMRAELLAAGRGAAVGAPATDTWNQPTTVMATAAAVPGSTSPAPAPPSAASGAGTETEEEPERKRRWWLWLLILLLLIAVGTGIGLAASGRIGGSGGASASPSATAVSVPDVAGMSESEARSAIEGVGLTYVRGDDVESDTVAEGKAVSSEPGSGTAALLGTEVTVHFSAGSSTVTVPDVSGRSQDDAKKALEDAGLTVGNATTQDSTTVAKDKVISTDPASGTSVSRGTTVSLVLSTGQTTVPDVTGKSQADARKALEDAGLSVGNVTYGDSTEDKDTVASTDPASGTKVDLDTEVSIVLSNGPSVPDVTGMTESDAKQTLSSSGYTNVEVKTTSVSSESQNGVVVSTSPSVGSSTSTSKTITITIGSYTATTAPTSAATTAATANGNGQGNGGNG, from the coding sequence GTGACCGCACACCCCCAGGTCCTCGCAGGTCGTTACGAGATCCGCGAGACCATCGGACGCGGCGGCATGGCTGAGGTGCACCTCGGCAAGGACACCCGCCTGGGCCGCACCATCGCCATCAAGCTCCTGCGCTCCGACATCGCGGACGACCCGACCTTCCAGGCCCGCTTCCGCCGCGAGGCCCAGAGCGCCGCCGCCCTCAACCACCCCGCCATCGTCGCCGTCTACGACTCCGGCGAGGAGGAGATGGTCCAGCCGGACGGCTCGACGAAGACCGTCCCGTACATCGTCATGGAGTACGTCGAGGGCCACACGGTCCGCGAGCTGCTCGGCGAGGGCGAGGCCGTCCCGATCACCGAGGCCATCGAGATCACCACCGGCGTTCTCGACGCCCTGGAGTACTCCCACCGCGCCGGCATCGTCCACCGCGACATCAAGCCGGGCAACATCATGCTCACCTCGACGGGCGCCGTGAAGGTCATGGACTTCGGCATCGCGCGCGCCATCGAGGACTCCTCGGCCACGGTCACCCAGACCCAGGCCGTCGTCGGCACCGCCCAGTACCTCTCCCCCGAGCAGGCCCGCGGCGAGGTCGTCGACGCCCGCTCCGACCTGTACTCCACCGGGTGCCTCCTCTACGAGCTGCTCACCGGTCAGCCGCCCTTCACCGGGGACTCGGCGGTCTCCATCGCCTACCAGCACGTCCGCGAGATCCCGCGACCGCCGTCGGCGCTCGCCCCGGACGTTCCCGAGCCCCTCGACCGCGTCACGCTGAAGTCGCTCGCCAAGCGCCGCGAGGACCGCTACCAGGACGCGGCGCACATGCGCGCCGAGCTCCTGGCCGCGGGACGCGGCGCCGCCGTCGGCGCCCCCGCGACGGACACGTGGAACCAGCCGACCACCGTCATGGCGACGGCCGCGGCCGTCCCGGGGAGCACCTCCCCCGCCCCCGCGCCGCCGTCCGCGGCCTCCGGGGCGGGCACGGAGACGGAGGAGGAGCCGGAGCGCAAGCGCCGCTGGTGGCTGTGGCTCCTCATCCTCCTGCTGCTCATCGCCGTCGGCACGGGCATCGGCCTGGCCGCCTCCGGGAGGATCGGCGGCTCCGGCGGGGCCAGCGCCTCGCCGAGCGCGACCGCCGTCTCGGTCCCCGACGTCGCGGGCATGAGCGAGTCCGAGGCGCGCTCCGCCATCGAGGGCGTCGGCCTGACGTACGTGCGCGGCGACGACGTCGAGTCCGACACCGTCGCCGAGGGCAAGGCCGTCTCCTCCGAGCCCGGCTCCGGCACCGCCGCCCTCCTCGGCACGGAGGTCACCGTCCACTTCTCCGCGGGCTCCTCGACCGTGACCGTCCCCGACGTCTCCGGGAGGTCCCAGGACGACGCGAAGAAGGCCCTCGAGGACGCCGGCCTCACGGTCGGCAACGCGACCACGCAGGACTCGACGACGGTCGCCAAGGACAAGGTCATCTCCACCGACCCGGCCTCCGGCACCTCGGTGTCCCGGGGGACGACCGTCTCCCTCGTCCTCTCGACCGGCCAGACCACTGTTCCCGACGTCACCGGTAAGTCCCAGGCGGACGCCCGCAAGGCCCTCGAGGACGCCGGGCTGTCGGTCGGCAACGTCACCTACGGCGACTCGACCGAGGACAAGGACACGGTCGCCTCGACCGACCCGGCCTCGGGCACGAAGGTCGACCTCGACACGGAGGTCTCCATCGTCCTGTCGAACGGCCCCTCTGTCCCGGACGTCACCGGGATGACGGAGTCGGACGCGAAGCAGACGCTGTCGAGCTCCGGCTACACGAACGTGGAGGTCAAGACGACCTCGGTCTCGAGCGAGTCGCAGAACGGCGTCGTGGTCTCGACGTCCCCGTCGGTCGGGTCCTCCACCTCGACCTCGAAGACGATCACCATCACGATCGGCAGCTACACCGCCACGACCGCCCCGACCTCGGCGGCGACGACGGCCGCCACCGCCAACGGGAACGGCCAGGGCAACGGCGGCAACGGCTGA
- a CDS encoding class E sortase → MASRRSASTGSRRRRPLDVALSGLGELLITTGLVVALFLVWQLWWTGIAAGSKAEAATTSFEQTQTESPEKVGTKHTDAPPEVAKVGHGQTIGMLIVPTWYGKTNNNMPILEGTSSDVLDQAAAGHYEDTQQVGEIGNFALAGHRRTNGNSFRRIDLLEEGDEIIVATKDTWYVYTVTGHDIVEPTDVDVIDPVPNEPGKTPTERYLTLTTCHSLTTGEWGNDHRWITWAKFSYWMPRSEGRPESVLGDPGVN, encoded by the coding sequence ATGGCGTCACGACGCAGCGCGAGCACGGGCTCGCGACGCAGACGGCCGCTCGACGTCGCCCTGTCGGGCCTGGGCGAGCTGCTCATCACCACGGGCCTCGTCGTCGCCCTCTTCCTCGTGTGGCAGCTGTGGTGGACGGGCATCGCCGCCGGATCCAAGGCCGAGGCCGCCACGACGAGCTTCGAGCAGACCCAGACGGAGTCGCCGGAGAAGGTCGGCACCAAGCACACCGACGCCCCGCCGGAGGTCGCCAAGGTCGGCCACGGCCAGACCATCGGGATGCTCATCGTCCCCACGTGGTACGGCAAGACGAACAACAACATGCCGATCCTCGAGGGCACGAGCTCCGACGTCCTCGACCAGGCAGCCGCCGGCCACTACGAGGACACCCAGCAGGTCGGCGAGATCGGCAACTTCGCCCTCGCGGGCCACCGCCGCACCAACGGCAACTCCTTCCGCCGCATCGACCTGCTCGAGGAGGGCGACGAGATCATCGTCGCCACCAAGGACACCTGGTACGTCTACACCGTCACCGGCCACGACATCGTCGAGCCGACGGACGTCGACGTCATCGACCCGGTCCCCAACGAGCCCGGCAAGACGCCCACGGAGCGCTACCTCACGCTGACCACCTGCCACTCCCTCACCACCGGCGAGTGGGGCAACGACCACCGCTGGATCACCTGGGCGAAGTTCTCCTACTGGATGCCCCGCTCCGAGGGGCGCCCGGAGTCCGTCCTGGGCGACCCGGGGGTGAACTGA
- a CDS encoding cell division protein CrgA codes for MAISLRRSSKDDSASGKKASRSGNPAKAAAAERERLEESRAQANRVSRTPQKVKETGSPRWYAPSMVTLMVIGLLWVVVTYLFKGEYPIPYFVQHHASDLLVNGNLYIGFVIMMLGFLGLLRWK; via the coding sequence GTGGCCATCTCCCTCCGCCGCTCGTCCAAGGACGACTCCGCCTCCGGCAAGAAGGCCTCCCGCTCAGGCAACCCGGCGAAGGCCGCTGCCGCGGAGCGAGAGAGGCTCGAGGAGTCGCGCGCCCAGGCGAACCGCGTCTCGCGCACCCCTCAGAAGGTCAAGGAGACCGGCAGCCCCCGCTGGTACGCGCCGAGCATGGTGACGCTCATGGTCATCGGCCTGCTGTGGGTCGTCGTCACCTACCTCTTCAAGGGCGAGTACCCGATCCCCTACTTCGTGCAGCACCACGCCTCGGACCTGCTGGTCAACGGCAACCTCTACATCGGCTTCGTCATCATGATGCTCGGCTTCCTGGGCCTGCTGCGCTGGAAGTGA
- a CDS encoding aldo/keto reductase — MSTAIDSPLITLEHGTGRGADGATIPQLGLGTYKVDPAEARRVVVEGLDVGYRHVDTAQMYGNEHGVGAALAESGVERADLWVTSKLNNPNHRRDDALASFERTMDDLRLDVLDLFLVHWPLAESEGIDLVDTWRTMIEILGTGRVRAIGVSNFQAGHLRRIIDATGVVPAVNQVELHPYLQQRELRAAHDELGIVTESWSPLGRGHLLTDPVLGEVAAEAGATPAQVVIAWHLAHGLVVIPKSTHRDRLAENAEALSVRLTEEQLTRLDGLERGRRFGSHPDRVQL, encoded by the coding sequence ATGAGCACCGCGATCGACAGCCCCCTCATCACCCTCGAGCACGGCACCGGCCGGGGCGCCGACGGTGCGACGATCCCCCAGCTGGGTCTGGGCACCTACAAGGTCGACCCCGCTGAGGCCCGCCGCGTCGTCGTCGAGGGGCTCGACGTCGGCTACCGGCACGTCGACACCGCCCAGATGTACGGCAACGAGCACGGCGTCGGTGCCGCGCTCGCCGAGTCCGGCGTCGAGCGCGCCGACCTGTGGGTCACCTCCAAGCTCAACAACCCCAACCACCGCCGCGATGACGCCCTCGCCAGCTTCGAGCGCACCATGGACGACCTGCGTCTCGACGTCCTCGACCTCTTCCTCGTCCACTGGCCGCTCGCCGAGTCCGAGGGCATCGACCTCGTCGACACGTGGCGCACCATGATCGAGATCCTCGGAACCGGGCGCGTGCGCGCCATCGGCGTCTCCAACTTCCAGGCCGGGCACCTGCGGCGGATCATCGACGCGACCGGCGTCGTGCCCGCCGTCAACCAGGTCGAACTCCACCCCTACCTCCAGCAGCGCGAGCTGCGCGCCGCGCACGACGAGCTCGGCATCGTCACCGAGTCCTGGTCCCCGCTCGGCCGCGGTCACCTCCTCACCGACCCCGTGCTCGGCGAGGTCGCCGCCGAGGCGGGAGCGACCCCGGCGCAGGTGGTCATCGCCTGGCACCTGGCCCACGGGCTCGTCGTCATCCCCAAGTCCACGCACCGCGACCGCCTCGCCGAGAACGCCGAGGCCCTGTCCGTCCGCCTCACCGAGGAGCAGCTCACCCGGCTCGACGGCCTCGAGCGCGGTCGGCGCTTCGGCTCCCACCCCGACCGCGTCCAGCTCTGA